One genomic window of Paenisporosarcina antarctica includes the following:
- a CDS encoding enoyl-CoA hydratase-related protein yields MEAIRYEQNGNLAIVTLNRPDSMNAFNYEMLRDLGHIAESIRINPDIRVVIFTGSGEKAFSVGADLKERKTLTEQQVKRNIYKIGEVFSTIENLPQPTIAMMNGYAFGGGMELALACDFRIAADHVVLGLTETSLGIIPGAGGTQRLPRLIGEAKALELILTARRLKAEEALSYGILTKVVSENSLLDETGKFADMMLANGPIALQQAKFAIKHGMNADLHTGLNIERKAYEITIPTEDRVEALIAFGEKRKPMFKGK; encoded by the coding sequence ATGGAAGCCATTCGCTACGAACAAAACGGAAATTTAGCCATCGTCACATTAAACCGACCTGATTCTATGAACGCCTTTAACTATGAAATGCTGCGTGATCTTGGTCATATAGCAGAGTCCATTCGTATTAATCCAGACATTCGCGTTGTTATTTTCACAGGTTCTGGAGAAAAAGCATTTAGCGTTGGGGCAGACTTAAAAGAGCGGAAAACATTAACTGAGCAACAAGTAAAACGTAATATCTATAAAATAGGGGAAGTGTTTTCAACAATTGAAAACTTACCTCAACCTACGATAGCTATGATGAACGGTTACGCATTTGGTGGAGGAATGGAACTAGCGCTTGCGTGTGATTTCCGCATCGCAGCTGACCATGTTGTACTCGGTTTAACCGAAACGAGCTTAGGAATTATTCCAGGAGCAGGTGGTACTCAGCGTTTACCTCGCTTAATTGGAGAAGCAAAAGCATTAGAATTAATCTTAACTGCTCGTCGATTAAAAGCGGAAGAAGCTTTGTCTTATGGTATTTTGACAAAAGTGGTTTCAGAGAATAGTTTACTAGACGAAACAGGAAAATTTGCTGATATGATGCTTGCGAACGGACCGATTGCCTTGCAACAAGCGAAATTTGCTATTAAACATGGCATGAACGCTGACTTGCATACTGGTTTAAATATTGAACGTAAAGCTTATGAAATAACCATTCCAACAGAAGACCGCGTTGAAGCATTAATTGCTTTTGGTGAAAAACGCAAACCTATGTTTAAAGGAAAATAA